One part of the Candidatus Eremiobacterota bacterium genome encodes these proteins:
- the rsmA gene encoding ribosomal RNA small subunit methyltransferase A, translating into MDGGTAARIARLAADAPGARVLEIGAGTGALTAALVRLGAEVTAFDLDPQMVEVLRSREDLGGAELRQADALAFDYAAWAGARDWRAAGNLPYNVATPLLVKLAALPRPPERVVAMIQKDVADRLLAQPGTAQYGSLTLAVGLTMSAQRALTVPPSAFFPRPNVVSTVVVLRRRERPEAVVRDRAWFEQVVRGAFAYRRKTLANSLSLALDLPRERIAAAIASLSLDPDIRGENLDLRSFAALADALAA; encoded by the coding sequence ATGGACGGCGGAACGGCCGCCCGGATCGCGCGGCTGGCCGCCGACGCGCCCGGCGCGCGGGTGCTGGAGATCGGCGCGGGCACGGGCGCGCTGACCGCGGCCCTGGTTCGGCTCGGCGCCGAGGTGACCGCGTTTGACCTCGATCCGCAGATGGTGGAGGTCCTGCGCTCGCGCGAGGACCTCGGCGGCGCCGAGCTCCGGCAGGCCGACGCGCTGGCCTTCGACTACGCCGCCTGGGCCGGCGCACGCGACTGGCGCGCCGCCGGAAACCTGCCGTACAACGTCGCGACGCCGCTGCTCGTCAAGCTGGCGGCGCTGCCGCGGCCGCCCGAGCGCGTCGTCGCGATGATCCAGAAAGACGTCGCGGACCGGCTGCTGGCGCAGCCGGGGACCGCACAGTACGGCAGCCTGACCCTCGCGGTCGGGCTCACGATGAGCGCGCAGCGCGCGCTGACCGTTCCGCCGAGCGCGTTCTTCCCGCGGCCGAACGTCGTCTCTACGGTCGTCGTGCTGCGCCGCCGCGAGCGGCCCGAGGCCGTCGTGCGCGACCGCGCGTGGTTCGAACAGGTCGTGCGCGGCGCGTTCGCGTACCGCCGCAAGACGCTGGCGAACTCTTTGTCGCTCGCTCTCGATCTGCCGCGCGAGCGCATCGCCGCGGCGATCGCCTCGCTCTCGCTCGACCCCGACATCCGTGGTGAAAACCTCGATCTCCGCTCGTTCGCCGCTCTCGCCGACGCTTTGGCCGCCTGA
- a CDS encoding CPBP family intramembrane metalloprotease, whose product MVKTSISARSPLSPTLWPPEAFTWWKSLLFAVLIFGTVLVTVTFAFGVALGFGLATIPQLQRFSWPLVFAQLFSYAAVLAVIAAALPALAQRPLRDLGLRLPRPSDLAWGIGGAIAMIAAVALAAALQDRFVHFKTDQVQVEWLRATHGALLAGFAFLACVAAPFFEETVFRGFVFNALLRYMAPWGAVAISAIAFGFFHLLEPGNTGAVFPLAVGGAVLALVYYRSGSLIASMLTHGLFNAATFVAVTVLHQKP is encoded by the coding sequence GTGGTGAAAACCTCGATCTCCGCTCGTTCGCCGCTCTCGCCGACGCTTTGGCCGCCTGAGGCTTTCACGTGGTGGAAGTCGCTGCTGTTCGCGGTCCTCATCTTCGGAACCGTGCTGGTCACGGTCACGTTCGCGTTCGGCGTCGCGCTCGGTTTCGGGCTCGCGACGATACCGCAGCTGCAGCGGTTTTCGTGGCCGCTCGTGTTCGCGCAGCTCTTCTCCTACGCGGCGGTACTGGCCGTCATCGCCGCGGCGCTGCCCGCCCTAGCGCAGCGGCCGCTGCGCGACCTGGGACTGCGCCTGCCGCGCCCGAGCGATCTGGCGTGGGGGATCGGCGGCGCGATCGCGATGATCGCCGCGGTCGCGCTGGCCGCCGCGCTGCAAGACCGTTTCGTCCACTTCAAGACCGATCAAGTGCAGGTCGAGTGGCTGCGCGCCACGCACGGCGCGCTGCTGGCGGGGTTCGCGTTTCTGGCCTGCGTCGCGGCGCCGTTCTTCGAGGAGACGGTCTTCCGGGGCTTCGTCTTCAACGCGCTGTTGCGGTACATGGCGCCGTGGGGCGCCGTCGCGATCTCCGCGATCGCGTTCGGGTTCTTCCATCTGCTCGAGCCCGGCAACACCGGCGCGGTCTTTCCGCTCGCCGTCGGCGGTGCGGTGCTCGCGCTCGTCTACTACCGCAGCGGTTCGCTGATCGCGTCGATGCTCACGCACGGGCTGTTCAACGCGGCGACGTTCGTCGCCGTCACGGTGCTGCACCAGAAGCCGTAG
- a CDS encoding insulinase family protein, with protein MSAPLAAAALAAALAAPAAAPTAPPATPRTAVVDVGGAKGYVRADRGVSLAGVGLLVRAGLDRQTTAQNGLAALVAQAVLQTPVAPASGPGPAVALTDAVESAGASVGFAVSTQHVRFYLEGTPPALARAGPLLARAFAAPSFDPATLAAARAALAERISESDDDTALVGLQMLRSTYYRGGAGFPSLGDPSATVAYAPADARAFFERWYLRGDAVVTEVGRTGPETDAAGRALVAALHAGSAPGEELTARAPAASPKRIVTQRPIGATFVVLGFAAPPLGDRDFPAALVIRALLEDVFERTAATTPPAVFRRVGTIYGYDAAPAQLSIWMNGALIDPATGLAAIEVLSKGTAAKPLNAATLARYKDTAHGAWVLETISLDQRAFAIGNAVAHGLDPDANDAVGEAIRRVTAADVQRVAKKYFQRFDVALIVPREGGS; from the coding sequence GTGAGCGCGCCGCTCGCCGCTGCCGCGCTCGCCGCGGCGCTCGCCGCCCCGGCCGCGGCGCCCACGGCTCCGCCCGCGACACCGCGCACCGCGGTCGTCGACGTCGGCGGGGCGAAGGGCTACGTGCGCGCCGACCGCGGCGTCTCGCTGGCCGGGGTCGGGCTGCTGGTCCGCGCCGGCCTCGACCGCCAGACCACCGCGCAGAACGGTCTGGCGGCGCTCGTCGCCCAGGCCGTGCTGCAGACTCCGGTCGCGCCGGCGAGCGGGCCGGGACCGGCGGTCGCGCTGACCGACGCGGTCGAGTCGGCCGGCGCCTCGGTCGGCTTCGCCGTCTCGACCCAGCACGTCCGGTTCTACCTCGAAGGGACGCCGCCGGCGCTGGCGCGCGCCGGACCGCTGCTCGCCCGCGCCTTCGCGGCGCCGTCGTTCGACCCGGCGACGCTGGCGGCGGCGCGCGCCGCGCTCGCCGAGCGGATCTCGGAGAGCGACGACGACACCGCGCTGGTCGGGCTGCAGATGCTGCGCTCGACCTACTACCGCGGCGGGGCGGGTTTTCCGTCGCTCGGCGATCCCAGCGCGACCGTGGCCTACGCCCCGGCCGACGCGCGCGCGTTCTTCGAGCGCTGGTACCTGCGCGGCGACGCGGTCGTGACGGAGGTCGGCCGCACGGGCCCCGAGACGGACGCTGCGGGCCGGGCGCTGGTCGCGGCGCTGCACGCCGGCAGCGCGCCGGGCGAGGAGCTCACGGCGCGCGCCCCGGCCGCCTCGCCGAAGCGGATCGTCACCCAGCGCCCGATCGGCGCGACCTTCGTGGTGCTCGGCTTCGCCGCGCCGCCGCTCGGCGACCGCGACTTTCCGGCGGCGCTGGTGATCCGCGCGCTGCTCGAGGACGTCTTCGAGCGCACCGCCGCGACGACGCCGCCGGCGGTCTTCCGGCGGGTCGGGACGATCTACGGCTACGACGCCGCGCCCGCGCAGCTCTCGATCTGGATGAACGGCGCGCTGATCGATCCGGCGACGGGCTTGGCGGCGATCGAGGTGCTCTCGAAAGGGACCGCGGCGAAGCCCCTCAACGCCGCGACGCTCGCGCGCTACAAGGACACCGCGCACGGCGCGTGGGTGCTGGAGACGATCTCGCTCGACCAGCGCGCGTTCGCGATCGGCAACGCGGTCGCGCACGGGCTCGATCCGGACGCGAACGACGCGGTCGGCGAGGCGATCCGCCGCGTCACGGCCGCCGACGTGCAGCGCGTCGCGAAGAAGTACTTTCAGCGCTTCGACGTCGCGCTGATCGTGCCGCGCGAGGGCGGCAGCTGA
- a CDS encoding insulinase family protein, whose amino-acid sequence MSGTLPSGVVYELRADPAQAAAAVALWYRAPAAGFDGPPLPGLSRLAATTVAGSTPVTGTPLGRLIGGFGGRLAVAAYPDSVSITALVPPDRVAQTVRAMTADYFAPVVTADGLRLAGREAAAELQLRSYEPEAIEDALGQALFAAGPLHDGVFGRPDALAGVTLEQVRAYAERAFRPANAILVLTGNVDRAALREVAARPDAGPPSPEPPAGQIARPAGPPLSRAGNVAGIGLGWIGPPIADEAAATALDFTADALFGGRTSVVPKALGERKASVSGKFLTFRAPGVFLVTITGSEAAAARPLVEKAIADAAKPMPQPAFDAARARFVYRLLSQMETPADLSDVYGWYTVEGAPAYAPGDGGTGGRYFTLAVQLTPASVAAAVAEYLGGPPAVVTLARPQPKPSPSLRPSPKPSPSPRPGKTPA is encoded by the coding sequence GTGAGCGGAACCCTCCCGAGCGGCGTCGTCTACGAGCTGCGGGCCGACCCCGCGCAGGCGGCGGCCGCCGTGGCGCTCTGGTACCGCGCGCCGGCCGCCGGCTTCGACGGCCCCCCGCTCCCCGGGCTCTCGCGGCTCGCCGCGACGACCGTCGCCGGCTCGACGCCGGTGACCGGGACCCCGCTGGGCCGGCTGATCGGCGGCTTCGGCGGCCGGCTGGCGGTCGCGGCCTACCCGGACAGCGTGTCGATCACCGCCCTCGTCCCGCCGGACCGGGTCGCGCAGACCGTCCGCGCGATGACCGCCGACTACTTCGCCCCGGTGGTGACCGCCGACGGCCTGCGGCTCGCCGGCCGCGAGGCCGCCGCCGAGCTGCAGCTCCGCTCCTACGAGCCGGAGGCGATCGAAGACGCGCTCGGCCAGGCGCTCTTCGCCGCCGGACCGCTTCACGACGGCGTCTTCGGCCGCCCCGACGCGCTGGCCGGCGTGACGCTGGAGCAGGTCCGGGCGTACGCCGAGCGCGCCTTCCGCCCCGCGAACGCGATCCTGGTGCTGACCGGGAACGTCGACCGCGCCGCCCTGCGCGAGGTCGCCGCCCGGCCCGACGCGGGCCCGCCCAGCCCGGAGCCGCCCGCCGGCCAGATCGCGCGCCCGGCGGGGCCGCCGCTGAGCCGCGCCGGGAACGTCGCCGGGATCGGGCTGGGCTGGATCGGGCCGCCGATCGCCGACGAGGCCGCCGCGACCGCGCTCGACTTCACGGCCGACGCGCTCTTCGGCGGGCGCACGAGCGTCGTTCCGAAGGCGCTGGGCGAGCGCAAGGCGAGCGTGAGCGGAAAGTTCCTGACCTTCCGCGCCCCGGGAGTTTTCCTGGTGACGATCACCGGCTCCGAGGCCGCCGCGGCGCGCCCGCTGGTCGAGAAGGCGATCGCCGACGCCGCCAAGCCGATGCCCCAGCCGGCCTTCGATGCGGCGCGAGCGCGGTTCGTGTACCGGCTGCTGAGCCAGATGGAGACGCCGGCCGACCTCTCGGACGTCTACGGCTGGTACACGGTCGAAGGCGCGCCGGCCTACGCCCCGGGCGACGGCGGGACCGGCGGCCGCTACTTCACGCTCGCCGTGCAGCTCACGCCCGCCTCCGTCGCCGCCGCCGTCGCCGAATACCTGGGCGGGCCGCCGGCGGTCGTCACGCTGGCCCGGCCGCAGCCGAAGCCTTCGCCCTCGTTGAGACCCTCGCCGAAGCCGTCGCCCTCGCCGAGGCCCGGAAAGACGCCGGCGTGA
- a CDS encoding glycosyltransferase yields MNQRGGAERVFAHFVRAWPDAPVYTALYDERAVGDLVPRARVRTTFLQRFPLRQKLFRAYAPLYPRAFEALDLSAYDLIVSSTTAWAKGVRVRPGAVHVSYLNTVSRFVFDAARYVGGFGLGALARPLVRGLAAWDVRAAQRPTRLIANSRNVAQRVQRWYGREADVLPCPVDVDRFSVGRGEGDYFVVVSRLLPYKRIDLAIEACAAAGVALHVAGTGPDASRLKKLAAGTRTTFHGAIDDAARNALVGAARAAIVPGEEDFGLVPLEAAAAGRPTIAYGAGGALETIDEGVTGELFRIPDARALALAITAFDPARYDAAKLRAHAEQFRPERFVEKLRAIVGETLADRARR; encoded by the coding sequence TTGAACCAGCGCGGCGGCGCCGAGCGGGTCTTCGCGCACTTCGTTCGCGCCTGGCCCGACGCGCCGGTCTACACCGCGCTCTACGACGAGCGCGCCGTCGGCGATCTGGTGCCGCGGGCGCGCGTGCGCACGACGTTTCTGCAGCGCTTTCCGCTGCGGCAAAAGCTGTTCCGCGCCTACGCGCCGCTCTACCCGCGGGCGTTCGAGGCGCTCGACCTCTCGGCGTACGATCTGATCGTCTCCTCGACCACCGCTTGGGCGAAAGGCGTCCGCGTGCGGCCCGGTGCCGTGCACGTCAGCTACCTCAACACCGTCTCGCGGTTCGTCTTCGACGCCGCGCGCTACGTCGGCGGGTTCGGGCTCGGCGCGCTCGCGCGCCCGCTGGTGCGAGGGCTCGCGGCGTGGGACGTGCGCGCGGCGCAGCGGCCGACGCGCTTGATCGCGAACTCGCGCAACGTCGCGCAGCGCGTGCAGCGCTGGTACGGCCGCGAGGCCGACGTGCTGCCGTGCCCGGTCGACGTCGACCGCTTCAGCGTCGGCCGGGGCGAAGGCGACTACTTCGTCGTCGTCTCGCGGCTGCTGCCGTACAAGCGAATCGACCTCGCGATCGAGGCGTGCGCGGCAGCCGGCGTCGCGCTGCACGTCGCCGGCACCGGCCCCGACGCGTCTCGGCTGAAGAAGCTTGCGGCGGGAACGCGCACGACGTTCCACGGCGCGATCGACGACGCGGCGCGCAACGCGCTCGTCGGCGCGGCGCGCGCCGCGATCGTGCCGGGAGAAGAAGACTTCGGCCTCGTCCCGCTCGAGGCCGCGGCGGCCGGCCGCCCGACGATCGCGTACGGCGCCGGCGGCGCGCTCGAGACGATCGACGAGGGCGTCACGGGAGAGCTGTTCCGCATCCCCGACGCGCGCGCGCTCGCGCTCGCGATCACGGCGTTCGATCCCGCGCGGTACGATGCGGCGAAGCTGCGCGCGCACGCGGAGCAGTTTCGCCCCGAGCGTTTCGTCGAGAAACTGCGCGCGATCGTCGGCGAGACGCTGGCCGACCGCGCCCGCCGATGA
- a CDS encoding DUF2079 domain-containing protein — protein MRPTRAVVVAALVFALVYVVLDFNKLWALRYGADTGTFVQWLAGEAHGRGSWNGAEYRPHLQVHDSWVLLALVPPIALFPYAQTLLVLQVLAIAGAALAICAFARACGAAPRGASAVGIAYLLSPSAQGIAYGNFLENVFVPLLAALGALAVRRRALLAALIAAQLLLGLKEDEALFVAWFGAACALWWERRLGLALLALALVNGIAFVVVEHLGGAQPSLPGYSLHVDAPLEKLAFFAALLAPFAFAPLLLRWKLLLAAPLVAELVFNKPWAYPIARIGTHWTAPLVAATALAAAYAVAKYPRLATPVLACAVLCALFFNDTVLKLGRYPYVVDRNAYAAATALRAANRYVVVRRPNEGAYVVAAANPHVLLAKYDPTETGYCPAYDKDPRAFFASLGFGAWPPGTTLCGGVPVRSSAPATASGAAP, from the coding sequence ATGAGGCCGACGCGCGCGGTCGTCGTCGCGGCGCTCGTCTTCGCGCTCGTCTACGTCGTGCTCGACTTCAACAAGCTGTGGGCGCTGCGCTACGGCGCCGACACCGGAACGTTCGTGCAGTGGCTGGCCGGCGAAGCGCACGGGCGCGGCTCGTGGAACGGCGCCGAGTACCGCCCGCACCTGCAGGTGCACGACTCGTGGGTCTTGCTCGCGCTCGTCCCGCCGATCGCGCTGTTTCCGTACGCGCAGACGCTGCTGGTGCTGCAAGTGCTGGCGATCGCCGGCGCCGCGCTCGCGATCTGCGCCTTCGCGCGCGCCTGCGGCGCCGCCCCGCGCGGCGCGAGCGCGGTCGGGATCGCATATCTGCTCTCGCCGTCGGCGCAGGGGATCGCGTACGGCAACTTCTTGGAGAACGTCTTCGTCCCGCTGCTCGCCGCGCTCGGCGCCCTCGCGGTGCGCCGCCGCGCGCTCCTCGCCGCGCTGATCGCAGCGCAGCTGCTGCTCGGGCTGAAAGAAGACGAGGCGCTGTTCGTCGCCTGGTTCGGCGCGGCGTGCGCGCTGTGGTGGGAGCGCCGCCTCGGCCTCGCATTGCTCGCGCTCGCGCTCGTCAACGGGATCGCGTTCGTCGTCGTCGAGCACCTGGGCGGCGCGCAACCGTCGCTGCCGGGCTACTCGCTGCACGTCGACGCGCCGCTCGAGAAGCTCGCGTTCTTCGCCGCGCTGCTCGCGCCGTTCGCCTTCGCGCCGCTGCTGCTCCGTTGGAAGCTGCTGCTCGCCGCGCCGCTGGTCGCGGAGCTGGTCTTCAACAAGCCGTGGGCGTACCCGATCGCGCGGATCGGGACGCACTGGACCGCGCCGCTCGTCGCCGCGACCGCGCTCGCCGCCGCGTACGCGGTCGCGAAGTATCCGCGCCTGGCGACGCCGGTGCTGGCCTGCGCCGTGCTGTGCGCGCTGTTCTTCAACGACACCGTGCTCAAGCTGGGGCGCTATCCGTACGTCGTCGACCGCAACGCGTACGCCGCCGCGACGGCGCTGCGCGCAGCGAACCGCTACGTCGTCGTGCGAAGACCGAACGAAGGCGCGTACGTCGTCGCCGCGGCGAACCCGCACGTTCTGCTGGCGAAGTACGATCCGACCGAGACCGGCTACTGCCCCGCGTACGACAAGGATCCGCGCGCGTTCTTCGCCTCGCTCGGGTTCGGCGCGTGGCCGCCGGGGACGACGTTGTGCGGCGGCGTCCCGGTGCGCTCGAGCGCGCCCGCTACGGCTTCTGGTGCAGCACCGTGA